From the genome of Clostridia bacterium:
TCTTCAGAACAAGAGAATTCGAACAAATGGAACTTGAGTTCTTCTGTAAGCCTGGTACTGACCTTGAATGGTTTGATTATTGGAAGAACTTCTGCCATAATTGGTTGCTTGGTCTTAATATAAAACCCGAAAACTTAAAGTTGCGTGACCATAAGAAAGAAGAACTATCTCATTATTCCAAGGCTACAACTGACTTCGAATACAAATTCCCGTTTGGCTGGGGCGAACTTTGGGGTATTGCAGACAGAACAGATTTTGATTTGAAATGCCATCAGGATAAATCTAAAGAAAGTATGGAATATCTTGATCCTGTAACCAATGAAAAATATATACCTTATTGCATTGAACCTTCCCTTGGCGTAGAACGTGCTTTGCTTGCGTTCTTATGCGATGCATATAATGAAGAAAAATTAGATGACGGTGAAACCAGAGTTGTTCTGAAACTTCATCCGGCTCTTGCTCCTTATAAGGTTGCAGTATTGCCGCTTCAAAAGAAATTGTCTGAAAAGGCAGAAGAAGTTTATAAATCACTGTCCAAAAAGTTTATGACAACTTATGACGAAACTGGTAGCATAGGAAAACGCTATCGCCGTCAAGACGAAATTGGAACTCCTTATTGCCTAACAGTAGACTTTGAATCATTGGAAAACGATACAGTTACAATTCGTGATCGTGATACAATGCAGCAAGTTAGATTGCATATATCAGAAGTCGAGGCTTATATTTCAAAAGGTATAGAATATTAAAAAACAAGGCCGTCCATAATGGACGGCCTTTTAAATTATTTGAATATTTCTTTTGCTATCATTTCTTTTAATTTGTCAACGCCCTCTCCTGTCTTTGCTGAAATATATACTGTGTTATCAATAACAGGGATATCAAGTCTGTCTTTTTGAGCGATATCAATTTTGTTATAAACGTTGATTATTTTCTTGTTTCCTGCGCCTATTTTTTGAAGCACATCAATAACTACTTCATATTGCAAAATCAGATTAGGACTAGAAAAATCCATTACATGCAATATCAAATCAGCTTGCACAGCTTCTTCCAATGTGGATTTGAAAGCGTCAATAAACTCGTGCGGCAATTTTCTTATAAAGCCTACAGTATCAGTAATAACATAATAGCCATTATTTTGACTGTAAACCTTTCTGGTAACTGGATCAAGTGTTGCAAACAGCTTGTCTTCTGCCAAAACATCAGCACCAGACAGCAAATTCATAATCGTACTTTTACCTGCATTGGTATATCCTACCAGCGCAACTGATGGCAAATATGATTTTGCTCTTTTACTTCTTCTCAAATCTCTTTCTTTTTCTAGCTTTTCTATCTTTTTTTCCAAATCTATAATCTGGGCTTTGATTCTGCGTCTGTCTGTTTCAAGCTTCTTTTCTCCCGGACCTCTCATACCTATGCCTTGACGTAATCTGTCCATTTGACCTCCAGCTCCAAGCAGTTTTGGAAGACTGTACTTTAATTGCGCTAACTCTACTTGCAGCTTGCCTTCTAGACTGCTTGCCCTTGAAGCAAAAATGTCTAGAATCAGATTGGAACGGTCAATGACTTTTATATTTAATTCACTTTCCAAGTTTTTTACTTGAATAGCAGATAGCTCATTATCCATTATAAGCGTATCGGCATTTGTACTTTGTACAAGCGTTTTGAGTTCTTCCAATTTGCCTCTTCCTAACATAAACTTAGGATCAGGTTTATCCTTGTTTTGTTTGACTACACCAACTACTTCAGCACCTGCTGTTTGACTTAAGGCTTCAAGTTCTTTCAAGCTAAGGTCTGCTTCCTTATCTGACAAGGTGGCGCAAGCCAAAATTACTTTTTCTTTTTGCTTTTGGTTAACTATAAAATCATTTGCTTTAGCCGTCTTTTGCTCTTTATCATATTGCAAAATATAATCAAAATATTGAGGATCGTTAATATCCTGAGTTTGCAATATCTCGACACCGTTTAAAGTCAGATATCCTACACAAAAACCTTTAATACCGCCGTTTTTGTCAATGCCTGCTGCGGCAATACAATCATAGCGATATTTTTGTAACGCTGAAATATCTACATCAGACAAATTGGCATCGCCGTTAGGATGAGTATGAATAAGTCTTATTCCGCAAAGACCTTTTTTCTCTTGTCTAACATTGATTGTCCCGCTATCTGATGAACCAATTGCAACACTTAAAACTTTGCCATTTCGAGATATAGCAACCAAAACTTCTCTGTTATATTCAGCCGTTACTTTAGCCATAATATCAAGAATTTGAGTGTCCAAAAAATTTTCTGAATTTATATCATATATAGATTCAAGCATATCTAAAATATGCCGTTTAATACCTTGTGTATTTCCGTGCACCATAAAATTACCTCTTTTATTATAAAGTGGATAAATTGAAAAAAATAATTTAAAATAAGAAAAGATTAATTAAAATTTAGAAAAAAAGAAGAGTTCTCATAATATTGATATTATATTATGAGTTTAACATTAAAGTCAACTCTATAATATAAAATCATATACTAATAAAAAAAGACGTCTTATTGCTGTCATTTTTATTAAGATTAAGATAGTTTTATGTTTTTTATCTTTTGAAAATCCTTATCTTGAGAAAAGTCTCTTTCAATATTAAGTTCTCCGCCAAGTTCTTCAATT
Proteins encoded in this window:
- the hflX gene encoding GTPase HflX, producing MLESIYDINSENFLDTQILDIMAKVTAEYNREVLVAISRNGKVLSVAIGSSDSGTINVRQEKKGLCGIRLIHTHPNGDANLSDVDISALQKYRYDCIAAAGIDKNGGIKGFCVGYLTLNGVEILQTQDINDPQYFDYILQYDKEQKTAKANDFIVNQKQKEKVILACATLSDKEADLSLKELEALSQTAGAEVVGVVKQNKDKPDPKFMLGRGKLEELKTLVQSTNADTLIMDNELSAIQVKNLESELNIKVIDRSNLILDIFASRASSLEGKLQVELAQLKYSLPKLLGAGGQMDRLRQGIGMRGPGEKKLETDRRRIKAQIIDLEKKIEKLEKERDLRRSKRAKSYLPSVALVGYTNAGKSTIMNLLSGADVLAEDKLFATLDPVTRKVYSQNNGYYVITDTVGFIRKLPHEFIDAFKSTLEEAVQADLILHVMDFSSPNLILQYEVVIDVLQKIGAGNKKIINVYNKIDIAQKDRLDIPVIDNTVYISAKTGEGVDKLKEMIAKEIFK
- a CDS encoding glycine--tRNA ligase yields the protein MDNALTMDKLIALCKNRGFIFAGSEIYGGLANTWDYGPLGVELKNNVKRAWWKKFVQESPYNTGLDCAILMNPTTWEASGHLSNFTDPLMDCKNCKTRHRADQLIENWAAKHNKDISVAGLSNEQLSEIVTQNKIPCPNCGNSNFTNVRKFNMMFKTFQGVTEDTANIIYLRPETAQGIFVNFKNVLRSTRYKVPFGIGQIGKSFRNEITPGNFVFRTREFEQMELEFFCKPGTDLEWFDYWKNFCHNWLLGLNIKPENLKLRDHKKEELSHYSKATTDFEYKFPFGWGELWGIADRTDFDLKCHQDKSKESMEYLDPVTNEKYIPYCIEPSLGVERALLAFLCDAYNEEKLDDGETRVVLKLHPALAPYKVAVLPLQKKLSEKAEEVYKSLSKKFMTTYDETGSIGKRYRRQDEIGTPYCLTVDFESLENDTVTIRDRDTMQQVRLHISEVEAYISKGIEY